Proteins from one Hydrogenivirga caldilitoris genomic window:
- a CDS encoding NUDIX hydrolase: protein MKREFSAGGVLFKDGSVLLIKTPSGVWSFPKGNVEKGEKPEEAAVREVIEETGVKGKVVDYIGEISYWYQLKGEKIFKRVKYFLMEYLEGEPQPSWEVLDAKFFPVEEANKLLKYKGDKEIFKKALERLSP from the coding sequence GTGAAGAGGGAGTTCTCTGCAGGAGGGGTTCTGTTTAAAGATGGGAGTGTACTTCTCATAAAGACACCTTCTGGTGTATGGAGTTTTCCCAAGGGAAATGTGGAAAAGGGCGAGAAACCAGAAGAAGCGGCAGTTAGAGAGGTTATTGAGGAAACAGGGGTTAAGGGCAAGGTGGTAGATTATATCGGGGAGATAAGCTACTGGTACCAGCTGAAGGGGGAGAAAATATTTAAGAGGGTGAAGTACTTTCTCATGGAATATCTTGAGGGAGAGCCACAACCCTCATGGGAGGTACTTGATGCAAAGTTTTTCCCTGTTGAAGAGGCTAATAAACTTTTGAAATACAAGGGTGATAAGGAAATTTTCAAAAAAGCTCTTGAAAGGTTAAGTCCATAA
- the tsaD gene encoding tRNA (adenosine(37)-N6)-threonylcarbamoyltransferase complex transferase subunit TsaD, with product MITLAVETSCDETAMALFSSEEGAIGDVILSQAKVHSPFGGVVPELSAREHTRNLLPLLDLLLKETNFNLQKIDFVSFTLTPGLILSLVVGVSFAKAIAYTLGKPLVPVHHLEGHIYSVFLEKAVEYPFLALIVSGGHTDLFLVRDFGSYRFLGGTLDDAAGESYDKVAKMLGLGYPGGPIIDKLSKEGEPIYKLPRPLMESEDLNFSFSGLKTAVMNLIRKESKFRPEDVAASFQEAVVDILVSKSLKAMDTTQINRLVVVGGVSANSRLREVFREKSEELGFELYIPPPKLSTDNALMIAYAGIERFKRGITAPVDINAEPNVPLDKFGRLWT from the coding sequence ATGATAACCCTCGCTGTTGAGACCTCCTGTGATGAGACTGCCATGGCTCTGTTTAGCTCCGAAGAAGGGGCAATAGGGGATGTTATACTTTCCCAAGCAAAGGTTCACTCCCCGTTCGGTGGTGTGGTTCCTGAGCTTTCTGCAAGGGAGCATACGAGGAACCTTCTCCCCCTTCTTGACCTTCTCTTGAAGGAAACAAACTTTAACCTCCAGAAGATAGATTTTGTATCCTTTACCCTCACCCCTGGGTTGATACTTTCTCTTGTCGTGGGGGTCTCCTTTGCAAAGGCTATAGCCTACACCTTGGGTAAGCCCCTTGTTCCGGTTCATCACCTGGAAGGGCATATATATTCCGTATTCCTTGAGAAAGCGGTAGAGTATCCTTTCCTGGCACTTATAGTCTCAGGCGGACACACAGATCTTTTCCTTGTTCGGGATTTTGGGAGTTACAGGTTTTTGGGAGGGACCCTTGATGATGCGGCTGGTGAAAGCTACGATAAGGTTGCCAAGATGCTCGGACTTGGTTATCCTGGAGGTCCCATAATAGATAAACTCTCTAAGGAGGGAGAGCCTATCTATAAACTGCCAAGACCTCTTATGGAGAGTGAGGATTTGAACTTCTCTTTCAGCGGACTTAAGACAGCCGTGATGAACCTCATAAGGAAGGAGAGTAAATTCAGGCCAGAAGATGTAGCTGCCTCCTTCCAAGAGGCTGTAGTTGATATTCTTGTCAGTAAAAGCTTGAAGGCTATGGATACTACGCAGATTAACAGGCTGGTGGTTGTGGGAGGTGTATCCGCCAACAGCAGGCTAAGGGAGGTTTTCAGAGAAAAGTCTGAAGAGCTCGGCTTTGAGCTGTACATACCACCTCCGAAACTTTCAACAGACAACGCCCTTATGATTGCCTACGCAGGGATTGAGCGTTTCAAGAGGGGTATAACCGCACCTGTTGATATAAACGCCGAGCCTAACGTCCCCCTTGATAAGTTTGGAAGGTTATGGACTTAA
- a CDS encoding S41 family peptidase: MRRFFLPVIAGTFFLAGFFVGISKTVSSEDEYSYLKLFTDVLKIVKENYVEEPSMKDMIYGALNGMVSSLDPFSSFFSPDKYKEFMEETEGEFGGIGIEISMEKGRPIVVAPIEGTPAYKAGLRAGDIIIAVDGEDTFGKTLIDIVKQIRGKPGTKVKLTIMRQGEDKLFTVEVTRDIIKIESVKYTKYEDIGYIKLTQFQHYTSRDLKKALKDLLSQNVHGLIVDLRNNPGGLLSEAVKVSDMFLPEGSLIVYTKGRRDEEKYYAKEAPTVPPDLPVVVLINKGSASASEIVTGALQDHNRAIIVGEKSFGKASVQNIIPLEDGSALKLTVAHYYTPKGRLIHKKGINPDISVAMDEKTWEKLAQTIRKMRIEGNGSQVILLPDIDVQLKKAIEVLKAKIQHKEAA; this comes from the coding sequence ATGAGAAGGTTCTTTTTACCTGTAATAGCCGGTACCTTTTTCTTGGCTGGGTTTTTTGTAGGAATCTCTAAGACCGTGTCCTCGGAGGATGAGTATTCCTATCTGAAGCTATTTACCGATGTACTCAAGATAGTAAAGGAAAACTACGTTGAAGAGCCAAGTATGAAGGATATGATATACGGTGCCTTGAACGGCATGGTCTCTTCCCTGGACCCCTTCTCCTCCTTCTTTTCCCCAGACAAGTACAAGGAGTTCATGGAAGAAACGGAAGGGGAGTTTGGAGGGATAGGTATTGAGATAAGTATGGAGAAGGGGAGACCGATAGTGGTCGCCCCTATTGAAGGAACCCCGGCTTATAAGGCTGGTCTTAGAGCTGGAGACATAATAATAGCGGTAGACGGAGAAGATACCTTTGGTAAGACACTCATTGATATAGTGAAACAGATAAGAGGTAAACCAGGTACGAAGGTAAAGCTCACCATAATGAGGCAGGGCGAGGATAAACTCTTCACCGTTGAGGTTACAAGAGACATAATAAAGATAGAGAGCGTCAAGTACACAAAGTACGAGGATATAGGATATATAAAACTAACCCAGTTCCAGCATTACACATCAAGGGACCTGAAGAAAGCCCTGAAGGACCTCCTCTCCCAAAACGTTCACGGGCTCATAGTAGACCTAAGAAACAATCCGGGAGGACTGCTGTCGGAGGCAGTTAAGGTTTCTGACATGTTTCTGCCTGAAGGGAGCCTTATAGTTTATACGAAAGGTAGGAGGGATGAGGAAAAATACTACGCTAAAGAGGCACCTACTGTGCCTCCAGACCTACCTGTGGTTGTCTTGATAAATAAAGGCTCTGCAAGTGCCTCTGAAATAGTGACGGGAGCTCTCCAGGACCATAATAGGGCTATCATAGTAGGGGAAAAGAGCTTTGGTAAAGCCTCAGTTCAAAACATAATTCCCCTTGAAGATGGTTCTGCCTTGAAGCTTACCGTAGCCCACTACTACACGCCGAAGGGAAGACTTATACACAAGAAAGGTATCAATCCCGATATAAGCGTTGCCATGGACGAAAAAACCTGGGAAAAGCTCGCTCAAACTATAAGAAAGATGAGGATAGAAGGGAACGGCAGTCAGGTCATACTCCTCCCAGATATAGACGTTCAGTTAAAGAAGGCTATAGAGGTGTTAAAAGCTAAGATACAACACAAAGAGGCTGCATGA
- a CDS encoding Crp/Fnr family transcriptional regulator, translating to MGKKATAKGRTPEDIKLEFIQKVHLFEDLNPDELREAVRYMNIKEYDKNDYLFFEEDAEPGIFILIDGLVKLIKETQDGKTIIVRLVFPGDVFGWIEWGRNTPKSTYTAMAILKSKVLYISNKDFITLAIKYPAVAIKMTCDATANLLQTYEILKSIASGRVEERIAKVLLELADRIGVEKDGKIIIKLPLTRQDIAEMTGTTVETAIRVMSRWKKQGIINTERGYIEIINRRELEKLLV from the coding sequence ATGGGAAAAAAAGCTACTGCTAAAGGGCGAACTCCAGAAGATATAAAGCTTGAATTCATACAGAAGGTTCATCTCTTTGAGGACCTTAACCCTGATGAGCTCAGGGAAGCTGTAAGATATATGAACATAAAGGAATACGATAAGAATGACTATCTCTTCTTTGAAGAGGATGCAGAACCGGGCATTTTTATACTTATTGATGGTCTTGTCAAGCTAATAAAGGAAACCCAAGATGGCAAAACCATCATAGTCAGGCTTGTTTTCCCTGGAGATGTCTTTGGATGGATAGAGTGGGGCAGGAACACTCCTAAAAGTACCTACACAGCTATGGCTATACTTAAGTCAAAGGTTCTGTATATATCCAACAAAGATTTTATAACGCTTGCCATAAAGTATCCTGCGGTTGCAATAAAGATGACCTGTGATGCAACGGCGAACTTACTCCAAACCTATGAAATACTTAAGAGCATAGCCTCTGGAAGGGTTGAGGAGAGAATCGCGAAGGTTTTACTGGAGCTTGCGGACAGAATAGGTGTTGAAAAGGATGGGAAGATAATAATCAAGCTTCCTCTTACCAGGCAGGACATAGCGGAGATGACTGGAACAACGGTTGAAACCGCCATAAGGGTTATGAGCAGATGGAAAAAACAGGGGATAATAAATACGGAAAGGGGATACATAGAGATAATCAACCGCAGGGAATTGGAAAAACTTTTGGTATAA
- a CDS encoding aminopeptidase, with protein MYSDQIRNLYKTNLNLNVKDRLLLFTDDEKDYLQELIEDFAKVGREFTQNIKFTIYSSTKTHGAEPPEELWEITFGKEAISELKEKGLLEKVLMKENYSQEEVSQILKEKAQDVPTAVVAFPYFSTTHTFYRKALTEVFGARYVSMPLFDPTMFLTSMNVDWGFVAKLSTDIADMLTEAEWVHVKSEYGTDLEFSVKGRKGIADTGLFHNPGEFGNLPAGEAFTAPIETEAYGRLVILYAPDRELERPITMKFIDGGVESIEGFEDYRYFIEDIFKKMPEARFIAEFGVGTNPKASRPDNLLEAEKILGTVHVAIGDNHTFGGLNKVGFHTDYVVFKPTVLIGGKGWEKKLLLKGELQKI; from the coding sequence ATGTATAGTGACCAGATAAGAAACCTTTATAAGACGAACCTCAACCTTAATGTAAAGGATAGACTTCTCCTCTTTACCGACGATGAGAAAGACTATCTTCAGGAGCTCATAGAAGATTTTGCAAAAGTGGGCAGGGAGTTTACTCAGAACATCAAGTTTACGATTTACAGCTCTACAAAAACCCATGGAGCCGAGCCTCCGGAGGAGCTTTGGGAAATCACCTTTGGAAAGGAAGCTATAAGTGAATTGAAAGAGAAAGGTCTTCTTGAGAAAGTTCTTATGAAGGAAAATTACTCCCAGGAGGAGGTATCACAGATACTCAAAGAGAAAGCCCAGGATGTACCCACTGCCGTAGTTGCGTTTCCCTACTTCTCAACGACACATACCTTTTACAGAAAGGCTCTTACAGAGGTTTTTGGTGCTCGGTATGTTTCAATGCCTCTCTTTGACCCAACCATGTTTCTCACCTCAATGAATGTAGACTGGGGCTTTGTTGCCAAGCTAAGCACAGATATAGCGGATATGCTTACAGAAGCCGAATGGGTTCATGTTAAATCCGAGTACGGAACGGACCTGGAGTTTTCAGTTAAAGGCAGAAAGGGCATAGCGGATACGGGGCTTTTTCATAATCCCGGTGAGTTTGGAAACCTGCCTGCAGGGGAAGCTTTCACCGCTCCCATTGAAACGGAGGCATACGGTAGGCTTGTTATCCTTTACGCTCCTGACAGAGAGCTTGAAAGGCCTATCACTATGAAGTTCATAGATGGAGGTGTTGAAAGCATAGAGGGGTTTGAAGATTACAGATACTTTATTGAGGATATATTTAAGAAGATGCCTGAGGCTAGGTTTATAGCGGAGTTTGGAGTAGGGACAAACCCAAAGGCTTCCAGACCTGATAATCTACTTGAGGCAGAGAAAATATTGGGAACTGTACACGTAGCTATAGGCGACAACCATACCTTTGGAGGACTGAATAAGGTTGGATTTCACACAGATTACGTGGTGTTCAAACCCACAGTTTTAATAGGAGGAAAAGGATGGGAAAAAAAGCTACTGCTAAAGGGCGAACTCCAGAAGATATAA
- a CDS encoding MlaD family protein: MRITTEVKLGAFVLATSLAFAFLILTFGEIPLFKPSTKSYVVYFKDVGGLSIGAEVRVSGIRAGKVEDITLEDSRVKVVFNVDKRIKLFRDTSATIGTLGLMGDKYLAINPGTPESGELPEGGAVKTAEGVADTDRLIRELTRTAESFKLVAENLNRMLEENRRNLKDTLENLNALTATLRRIAEENQENLKVALAQMAQLTESLNRTLPEAIASIDRLADELSGIASENREDIRILVSNLRSVSSELKGELPRLVENLNSLSSNLNEVVKENRVDLKTSIRNLSEITQRLKTTSGRLDNILAKVESGEGTLGKLVTDEELYRSVSKGAKLFGEAGDVITRTKVFVGFGGELYSGGDTKGYMSLRIEPDRNTYYLAEVVGDSRGRVYTEEIVGNGEVVKKEFKPEFTLQIAKKFYVGEESYLSVRAGLKESTGGVGFDFSPSERIKLYSDIWDTGRKDRPEEEDLKPNLQVGIQLRLKGPLYTRFGGDDLLNDKLRGAFVGVGLEFSEEYLKYLLGGMGLPFP, translated from the coding sequence ATGAGGATAACAACAGAGGTCAAACTGGGGGCTTTCGTTCTTGCCACATCCTTAGCTTTTGCATTCCTGATACTCACTTTTGGCGAGATACCCCTTTTTAAGCCCTCCACAAAGAGCTATGTGGTTTACTTCAAAGACGTTGGGGGTTTGTCTATAGGTGCGGAGGTCAGGGTTTCGGGTATAAGAGCTGGAAAAGTTGAAGATATAACCCTTGAAGACAGCAGGGTGAAGGTTGTTTTCAATGTGGATAAAAGGATAAAGCTTTTCAGAGATACATCTGCGACTATAGGAACCCTTGGACTGATGGGGGATAAATACCTGGCTATAAATCCTGGGACGCCTGAAAGCGGAGAGCTCCCGGAGGGCGGCGCTGTAAAGACAGCCGAGGGGGTGGCAGATACGGACAGGTTGATAAGGGAGCTAACGAGAACTGCGGAGAGCTTTAAGCTGGTTGCCGAAAACCTGAACAGAATGCTTGAAGAGAACAGAAGAAACTTGAAAGATACCCTTGAGAACTTAAACGCGCTGACCGCGACGTTGAGAAGGATCGCCGAAGAGAATCAGGAAAACCTGAAGGTAGCTCTTGCCCAGATGGCTCAGCTTACTGAAAGTCTCAACAGGACGCTCCCTGAAGCTATCGCCTCCATAGATAGGCTTGCTGATGAGCTGAGCGGTATAGCCTCGGAGAATAGGGAGGATATAAGAATCCTCGTATCTAACCTAAGAAGCGTATCCAGCGAACTTAAAGGAGAGCTTCCTCGTCTTGTGGAAAATCTGAATTCCCTTTCCAGTAACCTGAATGAGGTTGTTAAGGAGAACAGGGTAGACCTCAAGACTTCTATAAGGAATCTATCGGAGATAACCCAGAGGTTAAAAACAACCTCTGGTAGGTTGGACAACATCCTTGCAAAGGTTGAGAGCGGAGAAGGGACCCTTGGAAAGCTGGTTACCGATGAAGAGCTATACAGGAGCGTCTCAAAAGGAGCAAAGCTTTTTGGAGAGGCTGGAGACGTAATAACAAGGACAAAGGTCTTCGTAGGTTTTGGGGGAGAGCTGTACTCTGGAGGAGACACAAAAGGTTATATGTCCTTAAGAATAGAGCCTGACAGAAACACATACTACCTCGCCGAGGTGGTTGGTGATTCAAGAGGAAGGGTTTACACCGAGGAGATAGTGGGAAACGGGGAGGTTGTCAAGAAGGAGTTCAAGCCTGAGTTTACCCTTCAGATAGCAAAGAAGTTCTATGTGGGTGAGGAGAGTTACCTCTCTGTGAGAGCCGGTCTAAAGGAGTCAACAGGTGGGGTGGGTTTTGATTTTTCTCCCTCTGAAAGGATAAAACTTTATTCGGACATATGGGATACGGGAAGAAAAGATAGACCCGAAGAAGAAGACCTCAAACCCAACCTGCAGGTCGGTATCCAGCTCAGACTTAAGGGACCTCTTTACACCCGCTTCGGTGGAGATGACCTGCTGAACGATAAGTTGAGAGGAGCCTTTGTTGGAGTAGGTCTTGAGTTCTCTGAGGAGTATCTTAAGTATCTCTTGGGTGGAATGGGGCTTCCCTTTCCTTAG
- a CDS encoding SBBP repeat-containing protein, with amino-acid sequence MRRVYILTFSLALITLSLLFLIQEESVRPHTQQQKTGLTNIYRELPLFFIENRGQVDSKVKFYEKGTGHSTYFTKEGIYITLSKKNSKPEVVKITPLGANPKTNIEAEDKLSGKVNYFKGKDPKNWRTNIPTYGKVRYREVYEGIDLVFYGNQRRLEYDVVVKPGVDPGVVRFSYEGVKELKVNDRGELLAVLLSGREVIQKKPYVYQEIGGKKKVIEGEYVVNREGDSFVYTFRLGPYDERYALFIDPVLSYSTYLGGSSGELGRAITVDNFGNAYVTGSTNSTDFPLMNEYDNDCGTDNDPNTCDGDPFITKFDPSGNLLYSTYIDVTDDQIAWDIAVDGSGNIYITGNNGFIIKLNPSGDQVLYWNYLANLTQNIYNTAAFGLAVDDSGNAYITGNTWESGVSYAFVAKIDTNQQGQNSLIYLRNIGNDSTGYDIAIDGSGNAYVTGHTVSPSFPTMNAYDSTCGDNSSCDSNKYDAFVVKLDPNGNTLYATYLGGNGDDIGYGIAADDSGVAYITGETRSSTFPTTPDALDSDPFSQDAFITKIDTTKSEQDSLVYSSYLGGNGTDAGRDIALDSSKNIYIVGFTTSTDLPVTDDAYQDSLNGIFLDVFLVKINSTGSSIIYLTYFGGSGNEEGWGIAVDNSNSIYITGHTQSTDFPLKNENQSERKGLQDAFVAKFSEPNPTHTLTVNKTGTGSGTVTSNPAGINCGVNCTAQFNVESSVTLNATPDTGSTFTGWGGDCASCDTNVSCQIVMYSDKTCTANFDSSSSSIPDAECGNITVNIQGGLFKEGASVMKNLPQFPINATAPCGAVNFTVHSVTGSITVSVTFPNIPPNALFYKLVNGNYHDVNSVVSVNGNTVSLTVNDNGIYDSNTNSGEITDPLVMLVPDSGGGDDGGCSLGGSSSPTYLLILLTLTVVHLLRRYKV; translated from the coding sequence ATGAGGAGAGTTTACATATTAACTTTCTCTCTTGCTTTAATTACGTTATCACTACTCTTCTTGATACAGGAAGAGAGTGTTAGACCTCACACACAACAGCAGAAGACGGGATTAACAAACATTTATAGAGAGCTTCCCCTCTTCTTCATAGAGAACAGGGGACAGGTTGACAGCAAGGTAAAGTTCTACGAGAAAGGCACAGGACACAGCACCTACTTCACCAAAGAAGGCATATATATAACCCTCAGCAAGAAAAACTCCAAACCAGAAGTGGTGAAGATAACACCCCTCGGAGCAAACCCAAAAACAAATATAGAGGCGGAGGATAAACTCTCAGGAAAGGTCAACTACTTCAAGGGTAAAGACCCGAAGAACTGGAGAACCAACATACCGACCTACGGGAAGGTCAGATACAGAGAGGTATATGAGGGTATAGACCTCGTCTTTTACGGGAACCAGAGGAGACTTGAATACGATGTGGTGGTGAAGCCTGGGGTTGACCCTGGTGTGGTGAGGTTCAGCTATGAAGGTGTTAAGGAGCTGAAGGTAAACGATAGGGGAGAGCTCTTGGCAGTTCTTCTCTCCGGTAGGGAGGTAATTCAGAAAAAACCCTACGTTTATCAGGAGATAGGAGGGAAGAAGAAGGTAATAGAGGGCGAGTATGTGGTAAACAGGGAGGGAGACTCCTTTGTTTACACCTTCAGGCTGGGTCCTTACGATGAGAGGTATGCCCTCTTTATAGACCCTGTGCTCTCTTACTCTACTTACCTGGGTGGGAGTAGCGGTGAGCTCGGGAGAGCTATCACGGTGGACAACTTTGGAAATGCCTATGTGACCGGAAGCACCAACTCAACAGACTTTCCTCTAATGAATGAATACGATAACGATTGCGGTACCGATAACGATCCGAACACCTGTGATGGTGACCCATTTATAACAAAGTTTGACCCTTCTGGAAATCTACTTTACTCTACCTATATAGACGTAACGGACGACCAGATAGCGTGGGACATAGCCGTAGACGGCTCTGGGAATATTTACATAACCGGCAATAATGGTTTCATAATAAAGCTCAATCCTAGCGGCGACCAGGTTCTATATTGGAATTATCTTGCAAACCTGACTCAAAATATATATAACACGGCTGCTTTCGGGTTAGCTGTTGATGACTCTGGGAACGCTTACATAACGGGCAACACCTGGGAATCGGGTGTCTCCTACGCCTTTGTGGCAAAGATAGACACCAACCAGCAGGGACAGAACAGTCTAATCTACTTAAGGAACATAGGAAACGATAGCACTGGGTATGATATAGCTATTGATGGCTCCGGGAACGCCTATGTGACCGGGCATACCGTATCACCAAGCTTTCCTACCATGAACGCTTACGACTCAACCTGTGGCGATAACAGCAGCTGTGATTCGAACAAATACGACGCCTTTGTTGTGAAGCTAGACCCTAACGGAAATACCCTTTACGCCACCTATTTAGGTGGAAATGGCGACGATATAGGCTACGGGATTGCCGCCGATGATTCCGGAGTTGCATACATCACAGGAGAGACAAGGTCATCCACTTTTCCGACAACACCAGATGCTTTGGACTCCGACCCTTTTTCACAAGACGCCTTTATTACAAAGATAGATACCACTAAGTCGGAACAGGACAGCTTGGTCTATTCAAGTTATTTAGGAGGTAACGGCACTGATGCAGGAAGGGACATAGCCCTAGATAGCTCCAAGAACATTTACATAGTAGGTTTCACAACTTCCACTGACCTCCCTGTCACTGACGATGCTTACCAAGATTCTCTCAATGGAATTTTTCTGGATGTTTTCTTAGTCAAAATCAACTCTACGGGAAGTTCCATAATCTACCTGACCTACTTTGGCGGTAGCGGTAATGAAGAAGGTTGGGGTATAGCTGTAGACAATTCCAATAGTATCTACATAACAGGACATACTCAATCAACAGACTTCCCTCTGAAGAACGAGAACCAATCTGAAAGAAAAGGTTTGCAAGACGCCTTCGTGGCGAAGTTCTCCGAACCAAATCCTACCCACACCCTTACCGTCAACAAAACCGGAACAGGCTCAGGAACCGTGACGAGCAACCCTGCGGGTATCAACTGCGGAGTAAACTGCACAGCTCAGTTTAACGTAGAGAGCAGTGTTACGCTAAACGCCACTCCGGACACAGGTTCAACCTTTACGGGGTGGGGAGGAGACTGTGCGAGCTGTGATACGAACGTGTCTTGTCAGATAGTTATGTATTCTGATAAGACCTGCACGGCAAACTTTGATAGCTCCTCTTCATCAATCCCCGATGCGGAGTGTGGAAACATAACCGTAAACATTCAGGGCGGACTGTTCAAGGAGGGAGCTTCAGTTATGAAAAACCTGCCCCAATTCCCCATAAATGCCACAGCACCTTGCGGAGCTGTTAACTTTACAGTTCACAGTGTAACTGGGAGTATAACCGTCAGCGTTACGTTCCCCAACATCCCTCCCAACGCACTCTTTTACAAGCTCGTTAACGGCAACTATCACGATGTAAACTCGGTGGTCAGTGTGAACGGCAACACGGTGAGCTTAACTGTTAATGACAACGGAATCTATGACAGCAACACTAACAGCGGTGAGATAACGGACCCTCTTGTCATGCTCGTTCCTGATAGTGGTGGTGGAGACGATGGTGGATGTTCACTTGGAGGCTCTTCTTCACCCACTTACCTACTTATACTGCTTACCCTCACAGTAGTTCACCTTTTAAGAAGGTACAAGGTTTAG
- a CDS encoding DUF488 family protein: MRIFSVGHSSREIVEFISLLKTYGIKTLVDVRSYPKSSRFPHFSRENLEKALEEAGITYFHLPELGGMRKEGYLGYMNKEGFKRGLERLMELSGGGKTAFMCAEKNWRECHRRFIAEALVKEGFEVLHIIDNKRLEEHPKSLFMTQTE; encoded by the coding sequence ATGAGAATATTTTCAGTTGGGCACAGCTCAAGGGAGATAGTGGAGTTTATCTCCTTACTTAAAACGTATGGTATAAAAACTCTTGTTGATGTGAGAAGTTACCCCAAAAGTTCCCGTTTCCCCCACTTTAGCAGAGAGAATTTAGAGAAAGCCCTTGAAGAGGCAGGCATAACTTACTTTCATTTGCCTGAGCTTGGAGGAATGAGGAAAGAGGGCTACCTGGGTTATATGAATAAGGAAGGCTTTAAAAGGGGTCTGGAGCGGCTCATGGAACTCTCAGGGGGCGGAAAAACTGCCTTTATGTGTGCTGAGAAAAACTGGAGGGAATGTCATAGGAGGTTCATTGCAGAGGCACTCGTCAAAGAAGGATTTGAGGTACTCCATATAATTGATAACAAAAGGCTGGAGGAACATCCTAAGAGTCTATTTATGACGCAAACCGAATAG
- a CDS encoding SIR2 family NAD-dependent protein deacylase translates to MSRFKLEVMKIRVLTGAGISAESGIPTFRGKDGLWNKYDPAELATPEAFEQNPKLVWEWYDWRRQLIAKAQPNEGHRIVAKMEELFSDFWLITQNVDGLHQRAGSKKVIELHGNIWKVRCLNCGAEYYEYTTPLPEIPPKCRECSGLLRPGVVWFGESLPVDALSKAYELSQNADVFIVVGTSALVYPAAELPLIAKREGAKLIEVNPEETPITPYADYSLREKAGEGLRKVTEML, encoded by the coding sequence ATGTCAAGGTTTAAATTGGAAGTTATGAAGATAAGGGTACTTACAGGAGCTGGTATATCTGCCGAGAGCGGCATACCCACCTTTAGGGGAAAAGATGGACTATGGAACAAGTACGACCCTGCAGAACTTGCAACACCGGAAGCCTTTGAGCAAAACCCAAAGCTGGTATGGGAGTGGTACGATTGGAGAAGGCAGCTTATAGCTAAAGCGCAGCCCAATGAAGGGCATAGGATAGTAGCAAAGATGGAGGAGCTTTTTTCAGACTTCTGGCTTATAACTCAGAACGTAGACGGGCTTCACCAGAGGGCAGGCTCAAAGAAGGTGATTGAACTCCACGGAAACATATGGAAGGTGAGGTGTTTAAACTGCGGAGCGGAATATTACGAATACACTACCCCCCTGCCTGAGATTCCACCTAAGTGTAGGGAATGCTCAGGATTACTTCGTCCTGGCGTGGTTTGGTTCGGGGAGTCTTTACCTGTAGATGCCCTTAGCAAGGCATACGAGTTATCCCAGAATGCTGATGTGTTCATAGTCGTGGGAACCTCAGCGCTTGTGTATCCTGCTGCAGAACTCCCTCTAATAGCCAAAAGGGAAGGAGCAAAACTCATAGAGGTTAATCCAGAGGAGACACCCATAACACCCTATGCGGATTATTCTCTTCGTGAGAAGGCAGGGGAGGGACTGAGAAAGGTTACGGAAATGTTATGA
- a CDS encoding FKBP-type peptidyl-prolyl cis-trans isomerase, with protein sequence MSQSVEKNAVVSFHYTLKDKETGSVIESSKEGGQPVSFLVGAGEIIPGLESRMLGMTVGESRDIEVPAEEAYGPRNPELIQKAPREYFQNVPLEKGLPLQAQTPEGKVINMVVVDFDEQTVTVDMNHPLAGRDLVFEIEILDVREASPDEILHRHAHGPGGAHH encoded by the coding sequence ATGTCACAATCAGTTGAGAAGAACGCAGTTGTCTCCTTCCACTATACCCTTAAGGATAAGGAGACCGGAAGTGTAATTGAGTCCAGCAAAGAAGGTGGACAGCCTGTATCCTTCCTTGTAGGAGCCGGCGAGATAATCCCTGGTCTTGAAAGCAGAATGCTGGGAATGACCGTTGGTGAGAGCAGGGATATTGAGGTTCCCGCAGAAGAAGCATACGGACCCAGAAACCCGGAGCTTATACAGAAAGCTCCTCGTGAGTACTTCCAGAATGTACCCCTTGAAAAAGGGCTTCCTCTGCAAGCTCAAACCCCAGAGGGAAAAGTTATAAACATGGTCGTGGTTGATTTTGATGAGCAAACAGTTACAGTTGATATGAACCATCCGTTGGCTGGTAGAGACTTGGTTTTTGAAATTGAAATCCTTGATGTGAGGGAAGCCTCACCGGATGAGATACTTCACAGACACGCTCACGGACCGGGCGGGGCTCATCACTAA